The Shewanella sp. NFH-SH190041 genome has a window encoding:
- a CDS encoding NAD-dependent malic enzyme, whose amino-acid sequence MEDTKRPLYLPFAGPAILEAPLINKGSAFTEEERVYFNLEGLIPHAIETIEEQASRAYDQFKAFNSDLEKHIYLRNIQDTNETLYYRLIQDHITEMMPIIYTPTVGQACERFSRDYRRNRGLFISYPNKDRIDDLLNNSTRHKVKVIVVTDGERILGLGDQGIGGMGIPIGKLALYTSCGGISPAYTLPITLDVGTDNPHLLEDPMYMGWRHPRIGGDEYPDFIEAFMEAVSRRWPDALIQFEDFAQKNAMPLLERYKDKYCCFNDDIQGTAAVTVASLLAACQAANTRLSEQTITFLGAGSAGCGIAEAIIAQMIDEGLTEGEARGRIFMVDRWGLLQDNMPNLLPFQQKLAQQAEATTSWQTQSINDNISLLDVVNNAKPTVLIGVSGAPGLFSEDIVRAMHAHCSRPIIFPLSNPTSRVEATPKDIIHWTNGQALVATGSPFEPVVYEDQTFDIAQCNNSFIFPGIGLGVLATRADRVSDAMLMAASRALAECSPLAQQGEGGLLPKLEDIHHVSKHIAIAVGRAAIDAGLALPKTDELLTLAIEKNFWQPEYRHYKRTSF is encoded by the coding sequence ATGGAAGATACTAAACGCCCGCTGTATTTACCCTTTGCCGGCCCGGCAATTTTGGAAGCTCCGTTGATCAATAAAGGCAGCGCCTTTACCGAAGAGGAGCGGGTCTATTTCAATCTAGAAGGGCTTATTCCCCACGCCATTGAAACCATCGAAGAGCAGGCATCCCGCGCTTACGATCAGTTTAAAGCCTTTAACAGTGATCTGGAAAAACACATTTATTTGCGCAATATCCAGGACACCAATGAAACCCTCTATTATCGCTTGATCCAAGATCATATCACCGAGATGATGCCCATCATCTATACCCCAACGGTTGGGCAGGCCTGTGAACGTTTTTCCCGGGATTACCGCCGCAACCGGGGCCTGTTTATCTCTTATCCCAATAAAGACAGGATTGATGATCTGCTTAATAACTCCACCCGCCATAAGGTGAAAGTCATTGTGGTCACTGATGGCGAGCGCATTCTTGGTCTTGGCGATCAGGGTATCGGCGGCATGGGCATCCCCATAGGTAAACTGGCGCTGTATACCAGTTGTGGCGGCATCAGCCCGGCTTATACCCTGCCTATCACACTGGATGTGGGCACAGATAACCCCCATCTGCTGGAAGACCCTATGTATATGGGCTGGCGCCATCCCCGTATCGGCGGGGATGAATATCCCGACTTTATTGAAGCCTTTATGGAGGCGGTTTCCCGCCGCTGGCCTGATGCACTGATCCAGTTTGAGGACTTTGCGCAAAAAAATGCCATGCCACTACTTGAGCGCTATAAAGATAAATACTGCTGTTTCAATGATGATATCCAAGGAACGGCCGCCGTCACGGTTGCTTCTCTGTTGGCAGCCTGTCAGGCGGCAAATACCCGACTCAGTGAGCAGACGATAACCTTCCTTGGTGCCGGCAGTGCAGGTTGCGGTATTGCAGAAGCCATCATCGCCCAGATGATTGACGAAGGGCTAACGGAGGGTGAGGCGCGGGGACGGATCTTTATGGTCGACCGCTGGGGCCTACTGCAAGACAATATGCCCAATCTGCTGCCTTTTCAGCAAAAATTAGCCCAGCAAGCGGAGGCCACAACATCCTGGCAGACCCAGTCAATCAATGACAATATTTCCCTGTTGGATGTGGTCAATAATGCCAAGCCCACGGTACTGATTGGCGTATCCGGCGCGCCGGGGCTATTTAGTGAGGATATTGTCCGCGCCATGCATGCCCACTGCAGCCGGCCAATTATTTTCCCACTGTCCAATCCCACCAGCCGGGTTGAAGCCACACCTAAAGATATTATCCATTGGACCAATGGACAGGCACTGGTCGCCACCGGTAGTCCGTTTGAACCTGTGGTATATGAAGATCAAACCTTTGATATTGCCCAGTGCAATAACAGCTTTATTTTCCCAGGGATTGGCCTCGGGGTATTAGCCACGCGGGCAGATAGGGTCAGTGATGCCATGTTGATGGCAGCCAGCCGCGCATTGGCGGAATGCTCGCCACTGGCACAGCAAGGTGAAGGCGGGTTACTGCCTAAGTTGGAAGATATCCATCACGTCAGTAAGCATATCGCTATTGCCGTGGGCCGAGCGGCTATTGATGCAGGTCTGGCGCTGCCCAAAACCGATGAATTGCTGACACTGGCGATTGAGAAAAACTTCTGGCAGCCTGAGTACCGCCATTACAAACGTACTTCCTTCTAG
- a CDS encoding DUF3069 domain-containing protein, translating to MTAEYEQIARTVANNVAAKVMPLAQMPDNLKEAYADLTNQLLTEGMEGFSHHWDALPASARKLMDKAQFHGFFIAQSWLKLSMAGQQLAELADTDDAIAEKEYQGIFAQLIDDALKDSMKKLKKARTDRSLLNSFKQVMAD from the coding sequence ATGACTGCTGAATACGAACAAATTGCCCGGACTGTAGCCAACAATGTGGCTGCTAAAGTAATGCCATTGGCACAAATGCCGGACAACCTGAAAGAGGCTTATGCCGATCTGACCAATCAGTTGCTGACTGAAGGCATGGAAGGATTCAGCCACCATTGGGATGCACTGCCTGCCAGTGCCCGCAAGCTGATGGATAAAGCGCAATTCCATGGTTTCTTTATTGCTCAATCTTGGCTGAAGCTGAGCATGGCCGGTCAACAGTTGGCTGAGCTGGCCGATACCGATGACGCTATTGCGGAAAAAGAGTATCAGGGCATTTTTGCTCAGCTGATCGATGACGCGCTGAAAGACAGCATGAAAAAGCTGAAAAAAGCCCGTACTGACCGCTCGTTGCTCAATAGCTTTAAGCAAGTGATGGCTGACTAA
- a CDS encoding phosphatase PAP2 family protein — MKNILVALTLLLSCSVQAKDGLETSGDVLHLLLPAAALGTTLWYEEGDSGSWQLIKSAVASRVATEALKLAVHRTRPDHSGNDSFPSGHSADTFMAATFINQRYGWQYGLPAYAVASYVGYTRIASDRHHVTDVLAGAALGSLAAWYFTTPYSNKVTITPVAGHNQYGLLVSGRF; from the coding sequence ATAAAAAATATTCTTGTGGCGCTGACGCTATTGCTGAGCTGCTCTGTGCAGGCCAAAGATGGGCTGGAAACGTCAGGTGATGTGTTACATCTATTACTGCCAGCCGCAGCATTGGGTACCACGCTTTGGTATGAAGAGGGTGACAGTGGTAGTTGGCAGCTGATTAAGTCTGCTGTGGCGTCCCGGGTGGCCACAGAAGCGCTGAAGTTAGCCGTGCATCGTACCCGGCCGGATCACAGTGGTAATGATTCTTTCCCTTCTGGCCACAGCGCCGACACTTTTATGGCGGCAACCTTTATCAACCAGCGTTATGGTTGGCAATATGGCTTACCAGCCTATGCGGTGGCATCCTATGTGGGTTATACCCGCATTGCCAGTGACCGCCACCATGTGACAGATGTGTTGGCCGGGGCAGCATTGGGCAGTTTGGCGGCATGGTATTTCACTACGCCATACAGTAATAAAGTGACAATCACGCCGGTGGCGGGTCATAACCAGTATGGGCTCTTGGTCAGCGGCCGTTTTTAG
- the queG gene encoding tRNA epoxyqueuosine(34) reductase QueG gives MPHATVSSCPDNAALAQLARHIKCWGKELGFAQVGICDTDLSAEEAGLKNWLEQGYHGEMGYMASHGMMRARPTELHPGCCRVICARMDYLPPDAGFATNLNDPMRGYISRYAGGRDYHKLIRKRMRQLGDRINDYLTAQGYSAADCRPFVDSAPIMERPLATKAGLGWTGKHTLLLNAEAGSWFFLAELVINLPLPVDIPLEQDCGSCVACIKTCPTGAIVAPYVIDSRRCISYLTIELDGAIPEPLRPLLGNRIYGCDDCQLICPVNAAAPLTQETDFHIRHPLQQPELLTLFRWSESEFLRYTEGSAIRRIGHQRWLRNIAVALGNAPTSMQIISALKQRLDDADISALVQEHIHWALVQQQQKSDEQQIAPQTAPQNAHSTTEYKLQRKQQRLVRSIEKGLPRDA, from the coding sequence ATGCCCCACGCCACTGTGTCATCTTGTCCCGATAATGCTGCACTTGCCCAGCTGGCCCGGCACATTAAATGCTGGGGAAAAGAGCTGGGCTTTGCCCAAGTGGGGATTTGTGACACAGACTTAAGTGCTGAAGAGGCTGGGCTAAAAAATTGGCTGGAACAGGGCTATCACGGTGAGATGGGCTATATGGCCAGTCACGGTATGATGCGCGCCAGACCGACGGAACTGCACCCGGGTTGCTGCCGGGTGATCTGTGCCAGAATGGACTACCTCCCCCCCGATGCGGGATTTGCCACAAATCTGAACGACCCCATGCGAGGCTATATTTCCCGCTATGCCGGGGGCCGAGATTACCATAAGCTGATCCGTAAACGAATGAGGCAGTTAGGTGATCGGATTAACGACTATCTGACAGCACAGGGTTACAGTGCGGCCGACTGCCGACCATTTGTTGACTCAGCACCGATTATGGAGCGGCCGCTGGCCACCAAAGCAGGCCTAGGCTGGACGGGCAAACATACCTTGCTGCTAAACGCTGAAGCAGGTAGTTGGTTTTTTCTTGCCGAATTGGTGATCAATCTGCCATTGCCGGTGGATATCCCCCTTGAGCAAGATTGTGGCAGCTGCGTGGCCTGCATCAAAACCTGCCCCACGGGTGCAATTGTTGCCCCCTATGTGATTGACAGTCGGCGCTGCATCTCATACCTGACCATTGAACTGGATGGTGCTATCCCCGAGCCACTACGTCCTTTACTGGGCAACAGAATTTACGGTTGTGATGATTGTCAGCTGATCTGCCCGGTCAATGCGGCAGCGCCATTAACCCAAGAAACTGATTTTCATATCCGCCACCCATTGCAGCAGCCAGAATTACTGACCTTATTTCGTTGGAGTGAAAGTGAGTTTTTGCGTTACACGGAAGGTAGTGCCATCCGCCGAATTGGCCACCAGCGCTGGCTACGTAATATTGCCGTGGCACTTGGCAATGCCCCGACATCGATGCAAATTATCTCAGCCCTGAAACAACGCTTGGATGATGCGGATATTTCAGCCCTAGTACAGGAGCATATCCATTGGGCCCTGGTGCAACAACAGCAAAAAAGTGATGAGCAACAAATAGCCCCGCAGACAGCGCCACAAAACGCGCACAGCACAACAGAGTATAAACTGCAGCGCAAACAGCAACGCTTGGTGCGCAGCATTGAAAAAGGCTTACCCAGAGATGCCTGA
- a CDS encoding TonB-dependent receptor: MDNQTSFIRGRLSTLSASIALSLLALSSPVSADEIENIVIIGRMHSDVLNLPANVSVVDATDIADSGVTKLTEALRNLNGIQISDNGTGAMLSMRGFSSGQAANNTLILVDGRRLNNIDIAAPNLNSIPLNMIERIEILNGSAGVLYGDQAVGGVINIITRAPDKQGGHFSLNGGSFATREAKGDIAGSFAENWHYYLSGNQKKSDNYRQHNDIDTGAVLGRVGYRDQLTDFYLESSYFDNNVQIPGALNKLQLLQDPRQSTNNTDYQHDITTAWRSGLSRKISDNWKLSADASYSGSNVTFVSWGSPGRNDRSQLMLSPKAVASIPTPEGELTLVSGVDISKGKSRFSFGRNNTQTSLSPYVQASVPLTPKLSYVVGGRYADVHDDLYDHGVYPAGITLKQHAKAFELGLNYHLSDANRLYLRGEDNFRFAKVDEQAYTPPGVVGLKPQTGRSWEAGWDYTNGGLQSRFNLYRLNLEDEIIFDSSAQKPVGGSFNGANVNAEASRRYGANLSLDWQPLVGVMLGGEYHYIDASFTAGAHKGKSLSWVAKHSGRVYASWDITEQWQIYSDLAYTGRRYEEGDNANVSPQLGGYTLVNLALNYRYGHWLASLRADNLLDKQYVSSANYSSWGSTYNPGSGRGVFLTAAYNF; encoded by the coding sequence ATGGATAATCAGACTTCTTTTATACGCGGACGGCTCAGTACCTTGTCCGCCTCCATAGCGCTGTCATTGTTAGCGCTGTCTTCACCTGTCAGTGCTGATGAAATTGAAAACATCGTTATTATCGGCCGTATGCACAGTGATGTATTAAACCTACCAGCCAATGTCAGCGTGGTGGATGCCACTGATATTGCTGACAGTGGTGTTACTAAGCTGACCGAAGCGCTGCGTAATCTTAATGGTATTCAGATCTCTGATAACGGTACGGGTGCCATGTTGTCGATGCGTGGATTCAGCTCAGGGCAGGCAGCTAATAATACCTTGATTCTGGTTGATGGTCGGCGGCTGAATAATATTGATATTGCCGCGCCCAATTTAAACAGTATTCCCCTGAATATGATTGAACGGATTGAGATCCTCAATGGCAGTGCCGGGGTGCTGTATGGCGATCAGGCCGTGGGTGGGGTGATCAATATTATTACCCGCGCGCCAGATAAGCAGGGTGGGCATTTTAGTCTTAATGGCGGTAGTTTTGCTACCCGTGAAGCCAAGGGCGATATCGCCGGCAGCTTTGCGGAAAATTGGCACTATTATCTGTCCGGTAATCAGAAAAAATCTGACAATTATCGCCAGCACAATGATATTGATACCGGTGCGGTATTGGGGCGAGTTGGCTATCGGGATCAGCTCACCGATTTTTATCTTGAATCCAGCTATTTTGACAACAATGTGCAGATCCCGGGGGCATTGAATAAACTGCAGCTCCTGCAAGATCCGCGTCAGAGCACAAATAATACAGATTATCAGCATGATATCACCACAGCTTGGCGCAGTGGTTTAAGCCGGAAAATCAGTGATAACTGGAAACTGTCAGCGGATGCCAGTTACAGTGGCAGCAATGTCACATTTGTCAGCTGGGGCAGTCCTGGTCGCAATGACCGCAGCCAGCTGATGTTGAGCCCCAAAGCGGTGGCAAGTATTCCAACGCCAGAGGGTGAGCTGACCTTGGTCAGTGGGGTAGATATCAGTAAAGGCAAATCACGCTTTAGCTTTGGTCGCAATAATACCCAGACAAGCCTCAGCCCTTATGTACAGGCCAGTGTGCCATTGACTCCCAAGCTTAGCTATGTGGTGGGCGGGCGTTACGCCGATGTGCATGATGACCTCTATGACCACGGGGTTTATCCAGCGGGCATAACGTTAAAGCAGCATGCAAAAGCCTTTGAATTGGGGCTGAATTATCACTTGAGTGATGCAAACCGGCTGTATCTGCGTGGAGAGGATAATTTCCGTTTTGCCAAAGTGGATGAGCAGGCTTATACCCCGCCAGGGGTAGTGGGGTTGAAACCACAAACAGGGCGCTCCTGGGAAGCGGGTTGGGATTATACCAATGGCGGGCTACAGAGCCGCTTTAATCTGTATCGTTTGAATTTAGAAGATGAAATTATTTTTGATTCTTCCGCTCAAAAACCGGTCGGTGGTAGTTTTAACGGGGCTAATGTCAATGCTGAGGCATCCCGGCGTTATGGCGCCAACCTGAGTCTTGATTGGCAACCTTTGGTTGGTGTAATGCTCGGTGGGGAGTACCACTATATCGATGCCAGTTTTACCGCAGGTGCGCATAAGGGTAAAAGTCTGTCTTGGGTCGCGAAACATTCAGGGCGGGTCTATGCCAGTTGGGATATTACTGAGCAATGGCAGATTTATTCTGACTTAGCTTATACCGGCCGTCGTTATGAGGAAGGGGATAATGCCAATGTATCACCTCAGCTGGGTGGTTATACGTTAGTGAATCTGGCGCTGAATTACCGCTATGGTCACTGGTTAGCAAGTCTGCGGGCTGATAACCTGCTGGATAAACAGTATGTCAGTTCAGCAAATTACAGTAGTTGGGGGAGTACTTATAACCCAGGTAGTGGCCGAGGCGTGTTCCTGACTGCTGCTTATAACTTCTGA
- a CDS encoding cation diffusion facilitator family transporter gives MAHCRKSSSEQLALRISLAGTVLMAVSGLGMGWYVNSDAILLDGVFSLLSMAMTGLTLFTAHLVSRPDDEVFQFGYSHLEPLITVVNGLIILAICLFAFYGGVQAMLHGGNPINLDVALTYALLSTVFSFVIFFTERHIAREVDSELVRVDAQEWLVDGILSTTILSGFLLVMLLDALGYSHWNAYVDPILVSALALAMAMLPLQVLRRNLKEVLLMTPDTPVRRRVESTLAGIARRYDFSDYSCHFTKSGRQYDLEINILVADSDHWPLERQDSVREIIHQHLVQPLGDTWLSVSFTRSERWL, from the coding sequence ATGGCGCATTGCCGTAAAAGCAGTAGTGAGCAGCTGGCGCTGCGGATATCCCTGGCCGGGACAGTGTTGATGGCTGTCAGTGGCTTGGGCATGGGATGGTATGTCAATTCTGATGCCATCTTGCTCGATGGTGTTTTTTCTTTACTCAGTATGGCGATGACAGGGCTCACCTTGTTTACCGCCCATCTGGTTTCCCGTCCGGACGATGAGGTGTTTCAGTTCGGTTATTCTCACCTTGAACCACTGATCACTGTGGTGAATGGCTTAATTATTCTTGCCATCTGTCTGTTTGCTTTTTATGGCGGTGTGCAAGCCATGCTCCATGGGGGGAACCCCATTAATCTCGATGTGGCATTGACCTATGCCTTACTGTCCACTGTCTTTAGTTTTGTGATTTTCTTTACCGAGCGACATATCGCCCGTGAAGTGGACTCTGAATTAGTGCGGGTTGATGCTCAAGAATGGCTGGTCGACGGTATTCTCAGTACCACGATTTTATCGGGCTTTTTGCTGGTGATGTTGCTCGATGCTTTGGGTTATTCCCATTGGAATGCGTATGTTGACCCGATTCTGGTATCAGCATTAGCACTGGCGATGGCGATGCTGCCATTGCAGGTATTACGGCGTAATTTAAAAGAAGTGTTACTGATGACGCCCGATACGCCAGTCAGACGACGGGTGGAAAGTACCTTGGCTGGTATTGCTCGGCGTTATGATTTTTCTGATTATTCCTGTCATTTCACTAAGTCGGGCCGGCAATATGATTTGGAAATTAATATTTTGGTTGCGGATTCTGACCATTGGCCGCTGGAACGGCAGGACAGTGTGCGGGAGATTATCCATCAGCATTTGGTGCAGCCATTAGGCGATACTTGGCTGTCGGTCAGTTTTACCCGTAGCGAGAGGTGGCTTTAA
- a CDS encoding DUF368 domain-containing protein, protein MQYLLTYFKGLAMGAADVVPGVSGGTIAFITGILDTLLDSIRRINPALWGIVRQRGLKAAFMHINGPFLLCLFGGILTSIASLAKLITYLLAHHPIPVWSFFFGLILISVVHMLRQVQGFTVARLLLFVAGVAVAYIITVLNPVAVEPSLINILFGGAIAICAMILPGISGSFILLLLGLYTPVIGAVKAFDLTIIATFAVGAVLGLLTFSHVLSALLRHFHSATLVFLTGLMLGTLGKIWPWKEVLSWRVNSKGEQVPLAEHNLLPWHYEHVVGQPSQLSLAIVCLLAGIAIVVALEYFGNRLKSQK, encoded by the coding sequence GTGCAATACCTGCTGACTTATTTCAAAGGGCTGGCCATGGGGGCCGCTGACGTGGTGCCCGGCGTATCCGGTGGTACTATCGCCTTTATTACCGGTATTTTGGATACCCTGCTGGACAGCATTCGCCGCATTAATCCAGCCTTGTGGGGCATAGTCCGTCAACGGGGGCTTAAAGCGGCATTTATGCACATTAATGGCCCATTTCTGCTTTGTCTGTTTGGCGGCATTCTGACCAGTATTGCCAGTTTAGCCAAGCTGATTACTTATTTGTTGGCCCATCACCCGATCCCGGTATGGTCATTCTTTTTTGGGCTGATCCTGATTTCCGTCGTGCATATGCTCAGACAGGTGCAGGGATTTACCGTCGCCCGCTTGTTACTGTTTGTGGCCGGGGTTGCAGTGGCTTATATCATTACTGTACTCAACCCGGTGGCGGTGGAACCCTCACTGATTAATATTCTTTTTGGCGGTGCCATCGCCATTTGCGCCATGATTTTACCGGGAATTTCCGGCAGCTTTATTTTGCTGTTGCTGGGACTGTATACCCCTGTTATTGGTGCAGTAAAAGCATTTGATCTGACGATTATCGCCACTTTTGCTGTGGGAGCGGTATTGGGGTTACTGACATTTAGTCATGTTCTGTCAGCCCTGTTGCGGCATTTTCATAGCGCGACCTTAGTGTTTTTAACCGGGCTGATGTTGGGCACGTTGGGGAAAATCTGGCCCTGGAAAGAGGTGCTCAGTTGGCGCGTTAATTCTAAGGGAGAGCAGGTACCCTTGGCTGAGCACAATTTGTTACCTTGGCATTATGAGCACGTCGTGGGGCAACCCTCTCAGTTAAGCTTGGCTATTGTGTGTCTATTAGCCGGCATTGCTATTGTGGTTGCGCTGGAATACTTTGGTAATCGACTGAAAAGCCAGAAATAA
- a CDS encoding hotdog fold domain-containing protein has product MTSSKVNKTLALYQKLSRWPLGNKLFSLAICRMAPYFGSVSPLITQLSPNHCECLLKKRRRLENHIGTLHVIAICNGLELAMGAMAEASIPRHLRWIPKGMNLDYTAKAGSDIRCVAELPGGSWQPGDLMVKVTAYDSNDIVVVSGQIRLWISAKS; this is encoded by the coding sequence ATGACAAGCTCCAAGGTCAATAAAACCCTCGCCTTATATCAGAAACTCAGCCGCTGGCCATTGGGCAATAAACTCTTCTCTCTTGCGATCTGCAGGATGGCGCCTTACTTTGGTAGCGTCAGCCCACTTATCACTCAGCTCAGCCCTAACCATTGCGAGTGTTTGCTAAAAAAGCGCCGCCGTCTGGAAAACCATATCGGCACCTTGCATGTTATTGCTATCTGTAATGGTTTGGAATTGGCGATGGGTGCTATGGCAGAGGCCTCAATCCCTCGCCACCTGCGCTGGATCCCCAAAGGTATGAATTTGGATTACACCGCCAAAGCGGGTTCAGATATCCGCTGTGTGGCTGAGTTACCCGGTGGCAGCTGGCAACCGGGCGATCTTATGGTCAAGGTCACCGCATATGACAGTAATGATATTGTCGTCGTCAGTGGACAAATCCGCTTATGGATTTCTGCCAAAAGCTAA
- a CDS encoding phosphopyruvate hydratase — translation MTLDLITNILGWTSVAFYISLTVFNSMKFTRFAAFGSAANDILWSFLMGWWPKIILNVSVASINVYRYVKDFTRAPKWLIQLLAAGMILGVGYICWTSVAGFIANPSWSEGLQYADLGVILLAMYMTNIKNYRVFMLLSGFVGMAAYYGNIQMMITKALVIGIMSFKLLHKPRGTAELTDNVKPAV, via the coding sequence ATGACGCTGGACCTGATAACCAATATTCTCGGCTGGACCTCAGTTGCCTTTTATATTTCCCTGACAGTATTTAACTCCATGAAATTTACCCGCTTTGCTGCGTTTGGCTCCGCGGCAAATGATATTTTATGGTCATTTCTGATGGGCTGGTGGCCGAAGATCATTCTGAATGTGTCTGTGGCATCCATTAATGTGTACCGCTATGTGAAGGACTTTACCCGCGCGCCTAAATGGCTGATCCAACTGCTGGCAGCAGGGATGATTTTGGGAGTGGGTTATATTTGCTGGACTTCGGTTGCGGGTTTTATTGCTAACCCTAGCTGGTCAGAAGGATTGCAGTATGCTGATTTAGGGGTGATTCTGCTAGCTATGTATATGACCAATATTAAAAACTACCGGGTATTTATGCTGCTGTCCGGTTTTGTTGGCATGGCGGCGTATTATGGCAATATCCAGATGATGATTACTAAGGCCCTGGTCATAGGCATTATGTCATTTAAATTGCTACATAAGCCTCGGGGTACTGCTGAGCTGACCGATAACGTCAAGCCTGCTGTATAA
- a CDS encoding DUF1294 domain-containing protein yields MNRRIFSSRPPKRNRLTPSIFITLIFIAIFAAMLYRHDLPLWLGGLYLLMSLLTFISYARDKRAAERGQWRTSEIMLQLQALLCGWPGALLARQWLRHKSSKVSFSLVLWLMVLLNLAGLIAIVVQYFPIPLN; encoded by the coding sequence GTGAACAGACGTATCTTTTCTTCCCGCCCACCCAAGCGTAACCGGCTGACTCCAAGTATCTTCATTACTCTGATTTTTATCGCCATATTTGCCGCAATGCTGTATCGACACGACTTACCACTCTGGCTTGGAGGGCTGTATCTGCTGATGAGCCTGCTGACCTTTATCAGCTATGCCCGTGATAAACGCGCAGCTGAACGTGGCCAATGGCGCACCAGTGAAATCATGCTGCAATTGCAGGCACTATTATGTGGTTGGCCAGGTGCTCTACTGGCACGTCAGTGGCTACGACATAAATCCAGTAAGGTGTCATTCAGTCTGGTACTGTGGCTCATGGTGTTGCTCAACCTTGCTGGACTGATTGCCATTGTCGTGCAATATTTTCCCATCCCGCTGAACTAA
- a CDS encoding FKBP-type peptidyl-prolyl cis-trans isomerase: MKMLLAAVVIACVIFYFFTTMNNHKQAKINQEAGAAFLAANQAKDGVKVTPSGLQYQLLHKGDGTVHPKATDTVKVHYQGTLIDGTVFDSSIARGEPISFPLNRVIKGWTEGLQLMTVGDKMRFFIPANLAYGNRSAGKIPAGSVLIFDVELLGINPAA, translated from the coding sequence ATGAAAATGCTGCTTGCGGCGGTGGTGATTGCCTGCGTTATTTTTTATTTCTTTACCACAATGAACAACCACAAACAGGCCAAAATCAATCAGGAAGCTGGCGCAGCGTTTCTGGCGGCTAATCAGGCAAAAGACGGTGTTAAAGTCACACCATCCGGCCTGCAATACCAATTGCTGCACAAAGGCGATGGCACTGTGCATCCCAAAGCCACTGATACCGTGAAAGTGCACTACCAGGGTACATTAATTGACGGCACAGTATTTGATTCATCCATTGCCCGGGGTGAGCCGATCTCATTCCCGCTTAACCGGGTTATCAAAGGCTGGACCGAAGGGCTGCAGCTGATGACGGTGGGCGACAAAATGCGCTTTTTTATTCCCGCAAATCTGGCATACGGCAATCGTAGCGCAGGAAAAATTCCAGCCGGTTCAGTACTGATTTTTGATGTCGAACTCTTGGGCATCAACCCTGCGGCCTAA